A stretch of the Vitis riparia cultivar Riparia Gloire de Montpellier isolate 1030 chromosome 13, EGFV_Vit.rip_1.0, whole genome shotgun sequence genome encodes the following:
- the LOC117929322 gene encoding uncharacterized protein LOC117929322, with amino-acid sequence MSGVVQLASQVFHVNNFPHQLFSEVAESKIFLLHSTPKHALLQAASASSAADYYGQWVDAKTKQKRRRIAGIDQDELLDPTLLADPDSCFCEFKGVTIHHKVCDADPQAHNPLENQAPSQLANQTKTIGFPMILLHGFGASVFSWNRVMKPLAQVTGSKVLAFDRPAFGLTSRVNFLEQSSPSNQDTRPLNPYSMAFSVLATLGFIDLLAADKAILVGHSAGSIVAVNSYFEAPERVAALILVAPAILAPLSVCKVAKGNRLLKVEGNQLGRDDQIQEGSSNSNIHENPFIRVCKILSKFSKYIVRAIAQMMKRTANMLNSLYKKALSAILRSAFAVMLVRMIIDRFGIAAIRNAWHDSSQITDHVLYGYTKPLRTKGWDRALVEYTAAMLTDSTSESKLPLVKRLDEISCPVLIITGDNDRLVPSWNAERLSRAIPGSCFEVIKHCGHLPHEERVEEFLTIVEKFLQKVFSGPEKQGMQGAS; translated from the exons ATGAGTGGGGTGGTTCAGCTTGCGTCTCAGGTCTTCCATGTCAACAACTTCCCTCATCAACTGTTTTCAGAAGTTGCGGAAAGCAAAATCTTTCTCCTACACTCCACGCCCAAGCACGCCCTCCTTCAAGCTGCTTCCGCCTCCTCCGCTGCGGATTATTACG GGCAATGGGTGGATGCAAAAACGAAGCAGAAAAGACGGAGAATTGCTGGAATAGATCAGGATGAGTTACTGGATCCAACACTTTTGGCTGATCCAGACAGTTGTTTTTGTGAGTTTAAAGGGGTTACGATACACCACAAGGTATGTGATGCAGACCCACAAGCACACAACCCATTAGAGAATCAGGCTCCTTCTCAACTTGCCAACCAAACTAAAACAATTGGTTTTCCTATGATTTTGTTGCACGGCTTTGGAGCCTCTGTTTTCTCGTGGAATCGAGTTATGAAGCCTTTGGCACAAGTCACTGGTTCAAAAGTCCTTGCCTTTGATAGACCAGCCTTTGGGTTGACATCAAGGGTGAATTTTTTGGAGCAGTCTTCTCCTAGTAATCAGGATACAAGGCCATTGAATCCATACTCCATGGCATTTTCTGTGCTCGCAACCTTGGGCTTCATTGACTTATTAGCAGCTGACAAGGCAATTCTAGTGGG GCATTCAGCGGGTTCTATTGTAGCAGTTAATTCATATTTCGAAGCTCCTGAACGTGTTGCTGCTCTGATCCTTGTTGCCCCAGCAATTCTTGCCCCACTTTCTGTGTGCAAGGTTGCTAAAGGAAATAGGTTGCTGAAAGTTGAAGGAAATCAGTTGGGAAGAGATGACCAGATCCAAGAAGGTAGCTCAAATTCGAATATTCATGAGAATCCATTTATCAGGGTTTGCAAGATTTTGTCGAAGTTCTCTAAATACATTGTCCGAGCAATAGCGCAAATGATGAAAAGGACAGCAAATATGCTCAACTCTTTGTATAAGAAGGCATTATCTGCAATCCTGCGCTCTGCTTTTGCTGTAATGCTg GTGAGGATGATTATTGATAGATTTGGTATAGCTGCCATTCGAAATGCATGGCATGATTCAAGTCAAATCACTGACCATGTCCTATATGGTTACACGAAG CCATTGAGGACTAAGGGCTGGGACAGGGCTCTGGTGGAATACACAGCAGCGATGCTTACAGATTCTACATCTGAATCAAAGCTACCCCTCGTAAAAAGGCTCGATGAGATCTCATGTCCTG TCCTCATTATCACGGGTGACAATGACCGACTTGTCCCCTCTTGGAATGCTGAGAGACTGTCGCGGGCCATTCCAGGATCTTGCTTTGAAGTTATCAAGCATTGTGGTCACTTGCCCCACGAAGAAAGGGTGGAGGAGTTTCTTACAATTGTTGAGAAGTTTCTGCAAAAAGTTTTTAGTGGTCCAGAGAAGCAAGGTATGCAAGGAGCAAGTTGA
- the LOC117929324 gene encoding formin-A — MAGEKVSKSLPLNSAKVIEDFLAIKDKFSHRFLGLFHQRNSPTMGKIWIEVCLISARGLQRSSLWKLQWFAVGWVDPNNKYCTKIDASGNANPVWKTKFSTLVDDSESKFQDLALYVEVYSREPIFLREKLQGTATVNLKEFLAKHIKNSEASKPGTQDVGSFQLRKRKSSKPHGFVDISIRISEEREEPDSYSGKEEGFELMDHSSGITLAPADASTHAYPPQRPLAPLGQPQNPPQTNFPYSHPMPFPTNNSNPALGGPSYPSAGGTSYPPPRSPPPPPPPSNVGYIPTFLPRTDHLPGTYVNMPPSGSGAGSSRGPGFGVGVGAGALAAGAVIFGDDFMSGFDFPTGLQDASLTISTDPLF; from the exons ATGGCAGGGGAAAAAGTCAGCAAAAGCTTACCTCTTAACAGCGCTAAAGTCATCGAGGATTTCCTTGCTATTAAA GACAAATTCTCCCATCGCTTCCTGGGTCTTTTTCACCAGAGGAACTCGCCTACAATGGGGAAAATCTGGATTGAAGTTTGCCTGATTTCAGCACGGGGTCTCCAGCGTTCATCGCTGTGGAAGCTCCAGTGGTTTGCAGTAGGTTGGGTTGATCCTAACAACAAATATTGCACCAAGATTGATGCTTCTGGGAATGCAAACCCAGTTTGGAAAACCAAGTTCTCAACCTTGGTTGATGACTCTGAATCGAAGTTCCAAGATCTGGCACTATATGTTGAAGTTTACAGTAGAGAGCCCATTTTCCTCAGAGAAAAGCTTCAAGGGACAGCAACTGTTAACTTAAAAGAATTTCTGGCCAAGCATATTAAGAATTCTGAGGCTTCAAAGCCAGGGACTCAAGATGTAGGCAGCTTTCAGTTGCGGAAAAGGAAATCCAGCAAACCTCATGGATTTGTTGATATTTCAATTAGGATTTCAGAGGAGAGGGAAGAGCCAGATTCTTACTCAG gtAAAGAGGAAGGGTTTGAGCTTATGGATCACAGCAGTGGCATCACATTGGCTCCTGCAGATGCTTCAACCCATGCTTACCCTCCACAAAGGCCTCTGGCGCCCCTTGGCCAGCCACAAAATCCTCCACAGACAAATTTCCCATATTCCCATCCCATGCCATTCCCTACAAACAATTCCAATCCAGCTCTGGGTGGACCAAGCTACCCATCTGCAGGTGGAACAAGCTATCCTCCCCCACGAAGTCCTCCACCTCCACCCCCACCTTCTAATGTTGGCTACATCCCCACTTTTCTCCCAAGAACGGATCATCTGCCAGGGACTTACGTAAACATGCCACCATCAGGATCCGGCGCTGGAAGCAGTCGTGGACCTGGTTTTGGAGTGGGGGTGGGTGCTGGAGCATTAGCTGCTGGTGCTGTGATCTTTggggatgatttcatgtcaggATTTGATTTTCCTACAGGCTTGCAGGATGCTAGTCTTACCATATCCACTGATCCTCTGTTCTGA